The Bacillus sp. Y1 genome includes the window TTTGATGAATTTAAGAAGTCAATTAAATACTAACTTCGGAATTCAGTTGGCGGGATTAGCTATTTCTGCCCTACCGATGATTATCGCGTATATTATCTTTCAAAAACAATTTGTCCGTGGGATATCGGCAGGTGGTGTGAAAGGATAAAATATATAAGTGTCTATATTGGTGTTTTTTACTAATATAGACGAATATAAATGGTATATACCATTAGGAGGGGAGTAAATGAAGAAAATTTCTAGAAAACAGATCACGGGTATGAACTTCCATTATCTACATTATCCATTTGAATACTTTTTGGATGCTATGGTGAAGTTTGAATTGCAGCAAATTGAAGTATGGGGAGCATCTCCGCATATGTATGTCGAGGATCTGTCATTACAGGATATTCGTAGAATCAGAGGGGAAATTCATCAACGAGAATTAACAGTTGTATGTTTTACTCCAGAACAATGTATGTATCCAATCAATCTAGCTGCAAAAGAAACAGAAATTAGAGAGAGAAGTATCCGTTATTTTCAAAAGTCAATTGATGCGGCAGTGGAATTAGAAAGTCCTATGGTTTTAGTAACTGCTGGCTGGGGTTACCGAAATGAAAGTAATGAGGCGGCATTAAATAGATCAAAAGCCTCTCTAGACATTCTTTCAAACTATGCTGAAAAAGAAGGAATCGTTTTAGCGTTAGAGCCATTGCAAAAAGTGGAGTCGAATATTGTAAATACATTACCTGATTTAAAAGAACTTCTTAATGAGGTTTCTTCTCCTTATTTAAAAGGGATGGTTGATACTATCCCTATGTCCGTTGAAGGGGAGAACTTAGCAACCTATTTTGAACAGTTGGAACTCGCGCATATTCATTTTATTGATGGAAAACCAGCCGGGCATTTAGCCTGGGGAGATGGAGATCTTCCATTAGAAAGCTATATTCAATCACTGGTCCAGTACGATTACCAAGGTGCGCTTACTCTCGAATTTACTTCAACAGAGTATTTGCTGAATCCAAACGAAGCAATTGAGAAATCTCTTAAAACGTTAGCTCCTTATATAAACTAATTATTTCATGAAAAATGTGGAGGGATTGTTATGTTAAAATTTGATTCAAATCTATTTTTACAGTTAGTTGGAGAGGAAGGAATGGCAAAGAAAGGTGAAATCGAAAGAATCGTAGATGAAATTTCAAATAAGGGTTTTAAAAACATCTTTTTAATTGGATCTGGTGGAACGGTTGCGATGATGTATCCTTATGAGTATATTTTTAAATCGAACTCGAGTTTGGATGTTCATGCAGAGATTGCAGCTGAGCTAATTGTCATGAACAATCGTCATTTAACAAAGGACTCTGTTTGCATATTTGCTTCTGTCACTGGTACAACAAAAGAAACCGTAGCGGCAGCAGAGTTCTGTAAAGAAAAAGGGGCGACGACCATCGGTTTAGTAGCCATCCCCGATACTCCTTTAGCTAATGCTGTGGATTACTGCATTTCGACAGGTAGGGAAAAGCATTCCTTTGATACGTTCTTCGTTCACCTCCAATTGCTTACTGCTCGTTTCATTTATAATCATGGAGAATTCCCTGACTATGAACAATTTACAAAAGAGTTAGCTCTTCTTCCACAAGGAATTGTTCACGCTGTTAAAGCGTTTGACCCTCGTGCAGAGCAATTTGCCATTAAACACAAAGATACCGGATACCATATGTTAGTTGGAGCAGGGAATCTATGGGGAAATACTTACTCTTATGCTATGTGTATCTTGGAAGAAATGCAGTGGATTAAATCAAAATCGATTCATGCGGCAGAGTTTTTCCACGGGACATTAGAGCTGGTGGAGGAAGATACAAGTGTCATCTTGTTTAAGGGTGAAGATGAAACACGGCCGCTGGTAGATCGAGTAGAAAGATTTGCTGAAAAAATAACAAAAGAATTATTTATCATTGATACAAAGGATTATCCGTTAGAAGGTATTAGTGAAAAGTTTAGAAAGTTTTTTGCTGTCAATGTAAACTGGGCATTAACTGGTCAGATTAGTGTGTATCTGGAAAGGGAAAGAAACCATCCTTTAGAGCTAAGAAGATATTACCGTAAAATGGAGTACTAAGGGGGGGAAGCCATGTTTAACTTTGACAGAGACAGGTTTTTACGTATTCAAAATGGGGCTATCGGTTTAAAAGACGAATTAGACGTAGTGATAGATGAATTAGTCACAAAAGGAATAAAAAATGTATTCTTTGTTGGTACAGGTGGAGCTGCCATCTTAATGTATGCTGCAGAATACATTTTGAAGAATCACTCAACTTTACCGGTTTTTACAGAAATATCTTCTGAATTAATGGTTATGGATCATCAGCATTTAAATGAGCATTCCTTAGTTATTCTGCCATCCTTGTCAGGAACAACAAAAGAAACGGTGGAAGCTGCGAAATTTTGTAAAGAGAAGGGTGCCACCACAATTGGTTTAGTGGGTCATGCGAAAACACCGCTTACTGTAGTAACAGATTATTCTTTTATCAATTTTGCAGAGGATGACACATCTTGTGAATCATTCTACCTTCAATCATTCCTCATCGCTTTTCGGTTAATGTATAAGAGACAGGAGTTCCCTGAATATCATCAATGGATGGAAGAGCTGAAAATGTTACCAGAAGCTTTATTGAAGGTGAAGGAAGCTACCGAAAATCGGGCAAAAGAGTTTGCACAAAAGCATAAAGACACTCCGTATCATATCCTTTCTGGAGCGGGAATTGATTGGGGGCAAACCTACTATTATGGAATGTGTATTTTAGAAGAAATGCAGTGGATTAAGACTCGGCCCGTTCACGCCTCTGATTTCTTCCATGGAACACTGGAGTTAGTAGAAGAAGATACAAGTATCCTATTGTTAAAAGGAGAAGGAAGAGTACTTTCTCTGACGGAAAGAGTGGAACGCTTTGCGAACCACTTTTCAAAGGAATTAACCGTGTTTGATACGAAAGATTATCCACTTGAAGGAATATCAGAGCCATTTAGACCGTTTTTATCGCCTATCATATTAGCTACTCTATTAGAAAGAATCAGCTGTCATTTGGAAGAAGTAAGAAACCATCCTCTCACGACAAGAAGATACTATAAAAAAGTTCCCTTCTAACTATCCTAAAACTGTAGACATTCCTTTTGTCTACAGTTTTTTATTATTCATATTTCTTTATCTTATCGAAAAATTCTGTTAAAATCACTTATTAAAGCTAGAAAGTAAAAAATGTAAGGGGTTAATCGATGTTAAATTCAGATTTGGATACACGCTTAGAACCAAAAATTAAGGAATTATATCAATTACATAAGGAACGGTCAGCTAATATTGACTGGAGTTATCATGAATTTATTCCGTGGGATAAAGCAATGTCCTTTAAGAGAGTTCCTTGGGATGAAAGTCAAGTCACTCTTCCAGAAGGGGTTATTGTAGCGATTGAGACAGCATTGCTTACTGAGGTTAATTTGCCTTGGTATACATCACATTTGGATTATACTTTTAAAAACTCTATGGAAGTGATCAATGATTTTGTTCGAACGTGGACGGCAGAAGAAGATCAACACTCTAGTTTGCTAGAAACGTATTTATTGGTAACACGTAACGTAGATCCAAAGCGATTACATGAACTAAGAAAGCGTGTGGTTGAGAGTGGTTGGTTCCCTGACTTCACTAACCCATTAGCAACTATGGCTTATACTTCCTTACAAGAGTTAGCCACTCTAGTCTTTTATAATAATGTCGCGAAAATTGCTAGTCCGCATGACAAAGATTTGGCAACCTTACTTAGAAGGTTAGCAAAAGACGAAGCACTTCATTATGCTTTCTATCGAGATACGGTGAAAGCCCATTTAGAACTTGATCCTAATTTCCTTGTATTTTTCGAGGATGTCATTATCAATTTCTCCATGCCAGGCGCGGTTATGCCCGACTTTAATGAGAGAATGAAAACGATAGCCCTTAATGCAAATTATGGTCCATTACAATATTTTGATCAAGTATTAGACGTGGTAGTGACGTATTGGGATATTGAAAACCTCCAACCTACTACTGAAGAAGCAAAACAATCACAAGCAAATATTATGAAATATCACGGGCGCTTAAAGCGAATCAAAGAACGTCAGTTGGCTAAAAAATAATAGCAAGAAGCAAGGAAGGATTTTGTCATGACAACACATTGCGAGTTATGTAAAAAAGAAACGAAAGAAAGAGTAAGCTACTTAGAGTTAGAAACATGGGAATTTGATTTCTTAAAGAAGGAGAAAAAGGATTTCTATTCTATCTGTTTCTCTTGCTTTGACAAACATACCAATCAATTTATTGATAAAGATACGGACCTAGAATTAAGAAAAAAACGTTTGTTATCCGTAAGTAAAGAAATTCAAGAAGAAATAGAAGAGATTCTTACTGTAGAAGTGTAATAGACGTAACCAGTTTCTATGATGAAGCTGGTTTTTTTGTGTTGTTTTTCCTCGTGAACAATATGAACAAAATGATTAATAAGTTTTTAATGTTGTTTAAATGTATAATTCAAAAAATGTTCAAAAGTTTTGTAAAATTAAGAAAACGCTTACAAAGGGGGATTCAAAAATGTTTTCTATTAAAAAAATATCAGCTTGTTTTTGTGCAGGAGTATTGGCTCTCAGTCTAGGTGCCTGCAGTAGTGGTGAACAAACAGCAGGATCTGATAAGAAGGAAAAAAGTACAGGGTACCCTACAAAAGCTATTTCAGTGGTAGCACCCTCAGGAGCAGGTGGTGGTTGGGACTTAACGGCCCGCTCGTTGACAAAGGTGTTAGCAGAGACAAAGATTGTGGAACAACCGTTAACGGTAGAAAATAAACCGGGTGGTGGCGGAGCTGTTTTTATGGCTGAATATGCGACCCAACAAGTAGAAAATAATGACATGCTGTTTGTTAATTCTCCACCGATTATCATTAATAATTTGAAAAAAGAAGGAAATAGTCCATTCGGGTACAAAAATACAACTCCTCTCGCACAGTTAACGAAGGATTATGGAGCGATTGTTGTAAAAGCAGATTCCAAGTTTACCGACTTAAAGTCCGTTTTGGAAGAAGTAAAGAAGGATCCTAGTAAACTAACATTTGCAGGCGGTTCTGCACCAGGATCTATGGATCACTTAATTTCTATTCTTCCCGCTTATAAATATGGTGTGGATCCGACAAAAGTGAAGTACGTGTCCTATGATGGCGGGGGAGAAGCGATCACGGCATTACTTGGTGGAAATGCAGATGTAATTGGAACGGATGCTTCTAGTGTGAAGGAATTTTTAAAATCAGGTGATGTACGAGTGTTAGCTGTTACTTCAACCGAGCGTATTGGTGGTGACTTCAAGGATGTACCAACAGCGATTGAACAAGGTGTAGAAGCTGAGTTTACCATTTGGCGTGGGGTATTTGGTCCAGAAAAAATGTCAGATGAAGCGAAAGAATATTGGGAGTCGTCCTTAGAAAAGCTTGTCAATTCTCCAGAATGGAAAAAGGAAGTAGAAACACAAGGCTGGGAAATGGAATACAAAAACAGTTCCGAATTCACAAAGTTCTTAGAGGAGCAGGAAACACAGGTTCAGCAATTATTAACAGCGTTAGGTATGGAGAAATAGATAAGCTTGGGGAGGAGGCTTCCTTCTCCCCTTATGCTTTTTGAAAGGGGAGTACCAATGGATATTAAGTTCGATCGTATCGCTTCTGTACTTTTTCTAGCAATTGGAGTTCTGTTTATTATCGGGAGTCGAAATCTCGCTAGCACTTCATATGGAAGCTCTGTAGGGCCTGATATTTTTCCTTCCATTCTCGGTGCCTTACTTGTCCTTTTAAGTATTCGTTTATTTTACGAAACTTTTGTGACGAGGAGCCATCACGGTGAAAAGGAGAAGCTGCAATACAAGCCATTTCTTATCATCTTTGTTGCTACGCTTTTTTATATTTTGACATTAGAAACAATTGGGTACGTCATTACGACTTTTATCTTTTTATTTGTCTGTTTTCAGACAATGGAACGTACAAAATGGGTGAAGTCTCTCATCATATCTGCTTGTTTTTCAGGAATTGTGTATTTTTTATATGTACAAGTGTTAAAAGGAACTCTTCCTGGCTGGCCAATTTGGTTTTAGCTATGAAAGGGGTGTAGAGAGGAGAAGGGAAGCATGGACACACTTGACTATTTAATTCAAGGTTTCGGAACGGCACTAATCTGGTATAATCTCGCATTTGCTTTTGTTGGAGTGTTAATAGGTACAGCTGTAGGTGTGCTGCCTGGAATTGGTCCAATGAGTGGGGTAGCACTGCTAATTCCAGTTACCGCATCCATTACAGGTGGACTTCCTCCAGAGCAAGCAGCTACAAGTGCAATCATTCTGCTTGCTGGAGTGTATTATGGAGCGATGTATGGTGGTTCGACCACATCGATTCTATTAAATACACCTGGGGAATCATCATCAGTTGTTACGACGTTGGATGGTTATCAAATGGCGAAAAAAGGGAGAGCAGGAAGTGCGTTATCGATAGCAGCGATCGGTTCATTTGTTGCTGGTATCATCACTCTTATAGCACTTATTGCATTGGCCAAACCACTGTCAGCTGTTGCTCTGAAATTTGGACCAGCAGAATATTTTTCTCTTATGTTATTAGGTCTAGGTGCTGTAAGTGGTTTAGCAGGAAAATCTGTTACAAAGGCATTGATTATGACCATTTGCGGGTTACTACTTGGAACGATTGGTATTGATAGTGTCTCAGGTATTGCTAGATTTACGTTTGATGTTCCGTGGCTCTATCAGGGAATTGAATTTTTAACTATAGCTGTTGGCTTGTTCGCTCTAGGTGAAGTTTTCAAGACAATCTTAGAAAAAGAAGAAGATGAGGTACATGTTGCAAAAATCAATAATTTACTGCCTTCCAAGGATGAATTCAAGGAATCAGCTGGACCGATTGCTAGAGGTTCGATACTAGGCTTCTTTGTAGGAATATTACCAGGTGCAGGTGCGACGCTCGCTTCCTTCTTTTCTTATATTTTGGAAAAAAAGATATCTAAGAACCCTTCCAAATTCGGTACGGGATCCATTGCAGGGGTTGCAGCGCCGGAGTCTGCAAATAATGCAGCATCGGGTGGTGCAATGATCCCATTATTAACGCTTGGTATTCCAGGTTCAGGTACCACAGCGATATTAATGGGTGCACTGATGATGTATAACGTCCAACCAGGGCCGTTATTATTTGAAGACCATCCACAGGTTGCTTGGGGACTAATTGCTAGTATGTTTATTGGGAATATCATGTTATTAATATTAAATCTTCCATTGGTAAAAGTGTTTGCGAAAATTATTCAAACACCTAAGCAATTCTTGATTCCTATTATTATCGCAATTTCCATCTTTGGTGTGTATGCCGTTCAAGTTTCCACATATGATTTATTGCTGTTATTAGGATGTGGAATTCTTGGGTACTTTTTAAACAAGAATGACTATCCGATCGCACCAATAGTACTAGGGTTGGTGTTAGGGCCGATGGTTGAAAATAATCTACGAAGAGCGTTAACAATTTCTAATGGAGATTTCAGTGTGTTTTTGACAAGACCGATTTCCCTAGCTTTTCTACTCATTACACTCCTTTGGCTAATCATTCCTTTCTTAATGAAAAGAAGAGGGAAAGAAGTCATTATTAACGTGGAAGGATAAATTATTTGAAATAGTTCGAAAACTCCTTTTAATAAGGAGTTTTTTTAATATAATGAGAATAGAGGTGTTTGGATGCGTTTACATACAAAGTTAATGCTCGGAATTTTTATTGTCATAGTTGTGATTGGAGGCTTATTTGGGTACACCTTTAAACAAATCATGGAATCAAATCTGAAAAATGAAATTGGTTTAAAAGCGTTATCAGTGGCCCAATCTGTCGCAAATATACCGGAAATACAAGAAGCTTTTCAGACAGAAGATCCGGCTGCTATTATTCAACCCATTGCAGAAAAAATCCGAAATCAAGTAGGTGCGGAATTTATTGTTATCGGGAACTTAGCTGAGGTCAGATATTCCCATCCTAATCCTATTCGTTTAGGGCAGAAGATGGTTGGGGGAGATAATAGTCGAGTTTTTAAAGGGGAATCGATTATCTCAGAGTCAACGGGGACATTAGGACCTTCACTCAGGGGGAAAGCACCTATTTTTCATAATGGAGAAGTCATTGGTGTGGTATCAGTTGGGTATCTCCAGACGGATATAGAGATGAAGGTGGCAAAAATACAAAAAAAGATATTTGTGGTTACCTTTCTGATTTTAATAGGGGGACTACTAGCGGCTCTTTTAATCTCTTTAAATATTAAAAAAGCCATGTTTGGATTAGAACCAAAAGAAATTGCCTGGATGTATCAGGAGAAACATGCCATTTTAGAATCGATTCATGAAGGAATTATTGCCATCGATACAGATGGCAGGATCACAGTTGTAAATGAAACAGCTCATAAAATTTTACGAGTACCAAATGAAGTCTTACTCAGGGGGAAGAGAATTGAAGAGGTTTTAGAGAACACGAAGCTCCTGATTGTGGTTCGGACAGGGATGGCTGAATATGACCAGGAAATGATGATTTTTGGTTCTGTCTATTTGGCTAATCGAATTCCTATTCATAATAAGAAAGGTAATGTGATTGGAGCGGTTGCCAGTTTGAGGAATAAATCTGAGCTAGCACATTTACTGCAGGAATTATCACATGTAAAGGCTTATGCAGAGGGATTGCGAGCACAAACACATGAGTACTCCAACCGTCTTTATACTTTATTAGGATTAATCCAATTAGGGTCATATAAAGAAGCAATTGATTTTATTTCTCATGAAGTGGATGTTGCTCAGGGGTTTGTTCAATTTCTAATGAAAGAAATTCCTGATCCCATAATTGCAGGATTTATCTTAGGAAAGACAAGCTTGGCGAGTGAATGGAAAGTGAATTTCCTTGTAGATAGAGAGAGTAGTTTTAAAGATATTCCTGATGAGATGAATCGAGACTCGCTAGTCACGATAATCGGGAACTTAGTCAACAATGCTTTTGAAGCAGTAAGGGACAATGAAAAAGAAGAAAAAATTGTAACCCTGTTTCTAACCGATCTCGGGAAAGATCTAATTATTGAAGTTGAAGATAACGGAAATGGAATCGAAAGTAGCAAAAGTGATTTGATTTTTCGCGAAGGGTATTCAACCAAGAACAAAAAGAGTAATGCGGGTATCGGACTAAGTCTTGTTCATAGGGAAATTGAAGCTCTTGGTGGGACTATTACCTTTTCAACACAATCAGGGGAGGGTACGATTTTCACTGTAGCGATACCGAAAAATAGGGGGGAGTAAACAATGGGGAACCGTGAGATCGAAGTGCTAATTGTTGAAGATGATCTTAGAATTGCTGAGATACAACAGCGGTATATTGAGCAAATACAGGGGTTTCAAGTTGTTGGGATTGCGGCTAGTTATCTAGAGGCGAGAACATTGATTGATATCTTGAAGCCAGATTTGCTCCTGTTAGATGTTTATTTTCCGGATATGAATGGATTGGACTTGCTGAAAGAAACGAAACAGCTTGAAAAGCATACAGATGTGATCATGATTACCGCTACAAAAGAGTTAGATAAAGTCCAAGAGGCAATTAGTATCGGTGTGTTCGATTATATGATTAAACCTGTCGTCTTTGATCGTTTTAAGCAAGCATTGCAACGATATCAAGATTTCCATAAAAAACTACAATTATTAGGAAAAGAAAATACGCTTATTACACAGCAAGAGGTTGACAGTCTTCTACGGAAAGAAGTAGAAGTAACTAGTAACAATGATCGCACGTATTTACCAAAGGGAATTGACCCATTAACCCTTGAAAAAGTACTAGAAGTACTAGGAAAAGTAGGAGTTGGACTAACGGCTGAGAGCGTGGCAAAAGAAATTGGTATTAGTAGAACAACCGCTCGCCGTTATTTAGAGCATCTGGTATCAGTAGAAAAAATTGAAGCCGATTTAGCCTACGGGACAGTTGGCCGTCCTGAACGTGTGTATATTGTAGATAGATAGGTTGATATGAACCTCTTCCTAATATAGGAAGAGGTTTTTTTATGGGCAGGTTGAGCCTTATGAACTAGTAGTTAGCAGTATATCCATGGTGAATGGCGGAATTTGTCGATGAATTCCCTTCGTATATCGAACTAAATTCCCTGTTTGTTTTCCGAATATTCTGTTACGTTAACTTGGTAGTCTATTATATACATAGAAGGGATGATTTTATGAAGAAGCGATTTACGGCTTTACTAGGGTTTTTACTAGTTTTAGCCCTATTCACACAGGCAGCATTTCCTGTTTTAGCTACTGAAACAGTCGAAGCCTACGATGTGATAGAGTTAGAGACTAGTAGGTCTTTATTCTCATTAACAGAGGCTAGAACAGTAGAAGTTCAAGCGGATTTTGGGGATAATGTTGATTTGAGTCAACTAGAGTTTCTATTTGGAGGGAAGAGCCTCTCCGAATGGAAAAAGTGGACAAGTGGGACAAATTATAATGGTGAACCTTTTATTAAGGTGATCGAAGAGCCACATTTTGTTGATGGCACAACAACCATCAAGGCAACATTAGAGTTTGGTCTTCTTTATAATAGAGACAATCTCTCAAACCGTACGATTCGTACGCAATATCAACAATTTATTGGAGACTATGAGCTAGCGTTAATAAATCCTGCAAACCAAACAAAGGCAGCCAAAACGGTCAAACTTAATGTGTATGATCAATTTCATTTCTATGAGGAATTAAAGCCAACCATTGATCAAGTATTCGAGGAAGCAAATGCAGCAAATGACCGTTATCTCGAGTACCAAAGTCTTGGTAAAACTGTACAAGGTCGGGACCTGCATTTTGTTATTTTAGCAAGAGATCAAGCCGCAGTTGATAAGTATTTGAACGAAACTTTACCTACTGCACTAGAAAATCCTGAAAGTTTATTAGAAAAGCTTGAAAATGGAACAATGGGAGATTATCAAGTTCCCGTTTGGATTAACAATATTCACCCTGATGAAGTGGAGGGTGTGGATGCACAAGTTGAGTTATTTAAGAAATTTGCCCTTGAAGAGGAAGTCACTTTTAATACGGTTGTTGACGATCAGGAAAAAACTGTGACATTGAATGTGGATGAAGTTCTTGATGATGTCATCTTCCTATATATGTTTACGAATAACCCTGATGGCAGAGTTCTTAACACAAGAGCAAATGCTAATGGATTTGACTTAAACCGTGATAATCACTATCAAACTCAAATCGAAACACAGGAAGTCACTCAAGAGATTGCGAAGTGGACTCCACTTTCCTTCCTTGATATGCATGGATATGTGAGTGGCTTCTTAATTGAACCAACTACTCCTCCACATAACCCGAACTTTGAGTATGATTTACTTTACAGCAATATGATTGACCAAGCTCATGCGATGGGGAAAGCAGGGATTAGTAATTCTGCTTATAACTCTTATGAAATTCCAGCCTTAGATTATGGGGATGGTTGGGATGATATGACTCCAGCCTATACAGCGATGTATGCGATGTTGCATGGTTCACTTGGTCACACCATTGAAACACCAGCATTAAGTCAAAATGGATATGATGCTATGTATGGTACGGGTCTTGGTGCAACGCTTTATGTTACTGAAAACAAAGATGAATTGTACAAAAACCAGCTTGAAATTTTTAAGCGTGGTGTAAATGGGGAAGACAATCGTGCCGTGGATGAATACTTTGTCAATGCTAACGGAGAATCAATTGGTCGTGTAAGAGGAGATAATGTTAACTTCTTCCCAGAATATTATGTAATCCCAGCTGATATTGCAGGGCAAAAAAATACTTTGGAAGCAACGAAAATGGTAGAGTATTTACTTCGTAACGGTGTAAAGGTCGAACAAACGACAACAAATACAGAAGTAAATGGTGTCACTTATCCAAAAGGAACATATGTCGTTCCAATGGACCAAGCAAAACGTGGATTGGCCAATGCGATGCTTTACAAAGGTGACGATGTATCGGAATGGGGAGCCATGTACGATCCAATCGTTGTAAACTTCCCGGCTTTAAGAGGGTTTGATATTAATGAAGTTCGTGTATCAAATGCTTTTGAAAACAAAACGACAGACGTAGAAAATATTACATTACCAACAGGTGAGGTGGTTGGTAAAACACCAAAGCAAGTATTATCAAACACGAATAATGACACAGTGAAACTAGTAAATGAACTATTAAGAGACGGTAAAGTCGTTGAAAAAGCAGTGGAAACGAAGGGCAAAGTGAATAAAGGCGATTATATTGTGAGTACAAAAGATTTAGCTGGTTATGCTGATTTTTACTATGAAGCTTCACCAGTTGGAACGACGCAAAATGTAAAAACAGAAAAATTAGCTCTTCCTAAAGTGGCTGTAACGGGGTCATCTCAATTAATCTTCTCGTTGAAGGAATTAGGTTTCGAACTAGTGAGCCAATCGGAAGCAGATGTAATTGTAAGTGATAGTGGTACCTTTAATGCTAGCAGTCTTGCAGGGAAATCGTATGTCGGTATGGGTGTTTATGCGCTTAATGCTGTGAAAAATAGCGGTTTGCTACCAGGTTATGAGTGGGATTACACAAGTGCTGGACACGAAGGGCTGTTAAAAGCAAAAGTAAATGATCATCTACTAACTTCTGGCTATCAGGCAGATGAGCTTCTGTATACAACCAATGGGGCATGGATTACATCCGTTCCTAAGGAGGCAGAGGTACTTACAACCGTAAGTAGCAGTGATGACTTCTACGTTGCTGGCTGGTGGCCAGGACACGAAGACGCAAAGGGTCAAACACTAGCCTTTACTCAAAATCTTGAAGACACGAACATTACTTTGTTTGCTAATGACTTAGCATTTAGAGCGCATACGCAGTATAGCTATCGTCTATTAGCTAACAGCATCTTTGCTTCGGTTGGATCCGAAATAGCGAAGAAGGGCAAAGGCTCTGTGAAGGATAAATTCATTAAGAAGAACAACCAAGTGGAACCATCCTTCTTTGAAAAAGGAAGAGATAGAGAGTAGAAACACAAACAGGAGGGTTCTCAGTCTTAGGATGAGAACCCTCCTGTTTATTAATTAATAAAAATTTGTAATAATGTGATAATATAACGGTAAC containing:
- a CDS encoding ATP-binding protein, coding for MRLHTKLMLGIFIVIVVIGGLFGYTFKQIMESNLKNEIGLKALSVAQSVANIPEIQEAFQTEDPAAIIQPIAEKIRNQVGAEFIVIGNLAEVRYSHPNPIRLGQKMVGGDNSRVFKGESIISESTGTLGPSLRGKAPIFHNGEVIGVVSVGYLQTDIEMKVAKIQKKIFVVTFLILIGGLLAALLISLNIKKAMFGLEPKEIAWMYQEKHAILESIHEGIIAIDTDGRITVVNETAHKILRVPNEVLLRGKRIEEVLENTKLLIVVRTGMAEYDQEMMIFGSVYLANRIPIHNKKGNVIGAVASLRNKSELAHLLQELSHVKAYAEGLRAQTHEYSNRLYTLLGLIQLGSYKEAIDFISHEVDVAQGFVQFLMKEIPDPIIAGFILGKTSLASEWKVNFLVDRESSFKDIPDEMNRDSLVTIIGNLVNNAFEAVRDNEKEEKIVTLFLTDLGKDLIIEVEDNGNGIESSKSDLIFREGYSTKNKKSNAGIGLSLVHREIEALGGTITFSTQSGEGTIFTVAIPKNRGE
- a CDS encoding M14 family metallopeptidase codes for the protein MKKRFTALLGFLLVLALFTQAAFPVLATETVEAYDVIELETSRSLFSLTEARTVEVQADFGDNVDLSQLEFLFGGKSLSEWKKWTSGTNYNGEPFIKVIEEPHFVDGTTTIKATLEFGLLYNRDNLSNRTIRTQYQQFIGDYELALINPANQTKAAKTVKLNVYDQFHFYEELKPTIDQVFEEANAANDRYLEYQSLGKTVQGRDLHFVILARDQAAVDKYLNETLPTALENPESLLEKLENGTMGDYQVPVWINNIHPDEVEGVDAQVELFKKFALEEEVTFNTVVDDQEKTVTLNVDEVLDDVIFLYMFTNNPDGRVLNTRANANGFDLNRDNHYQTQIETQEVTQEIAKWTPLSFLDMHGYVSGFLIEPTTPPHNPNFEYDLLYSNMIDQAHAMGKAGISNSAYNSYEIPALDYGDGWDDMTPAYTAMYAMLHGSLGHTIETPALSQNGYDAMYGTGLGATLYVTENKDELYKNQLEIFKRGVNGEDNRAVDEYFVNANGESIGRVRGDNVNFFPEYYVIPADIAGQKNTLEATKMVEYLLRNGVKVEQTTTNTEVNGVTYPKGTYVVPMDQAKRGLANAMLYKGDDVSEWGAMYDPIVVNFPALRGFDINEVRVSNAFENKTTDVENITLPTGEVVGKTPKQVLSNTNNDTVKLVNELLRDGKVVEKAVETKGKVNKGDYIVSTKDLAGYADFYYEASPVGTTQNVKTEKLALPKVAVTGSSQLIFSLKELGFELVSQSEADVIVSDSGTFNASSLAGKSYVGMGVYALNAVKNSGLLPGYEWDYTSAGHEGLLKAKVNDHLLTSGYQADELLYTTNGAWITSVPKEAEVLTTVSSSDDFYVAGWWPGHEDAKGQTLAFTQNLEDTNITLFANDLAFRAHTQYSYRLLANSIFASVGSEIAKKGKGSVKDKFIKKNNQVEPSFFEKGRDRE
- a CDS encoding response regulator; this translates as MGNREIEVLIVEDDLRIAEIQQRYIEQIQGFQVVGIAASYLEARTLIDILKPDLLLLDVYFPDMNGLDLLKETKQLEKHTDVIMITATKELDKVQEAISIGVFDYMIKPVVFDRFKQALQRYQDFHKKLQLLGKENTLITQQEVDSLLRKEVEVTSNNDRTYLPKGIDPLTLEKVLEVLGKVGVGLTAESVAKEIGISRTTARRYLEHLVSVEKIEADLAYGTVGRPERVYIVDR